A section of the Pseudomonas lini genome encodes:
- a CDS encoding enoyl-CoA hydratase/isomerase family protein produces the protein MNLHFEELTGTDGARIGIASLDAEKSLNALSLPMINALRDQLDVWAKEPQIVCVLLRGNGAKAFCAGGEVRSLVEACRAHPGEVPPLAANFFAAEYRLDFNLHTYPKPLICWGHGYVLGGGMGLLQGASIRIVTPSSRLAMPEIGIGLYPDVGASWFLSRLPGKLGLFLGLTGAQMNGRDAIDLDLADRFLRDDQQHELLEGLLQLNWQEQTAMQLNSLLKALQQEAITQLPEAQWLPRREQIDELLDVSDVQCAWKAISALHDHSDPLLVRAAKTMTEGSPLTAHLVWEQIDRARHLSLAQVFQMEYTISLNCCRHPEFSEGVRARLIDKDQKPHWHWPDINNVPEAAVEAHFHKVWEGRHPLADLSEY, from the coding sequence ATGAATCTGCACTTCGAAGAACTCACCGGCACCGACGGCGCACGCATCGGCATCGCCAGCCTGGATGCCGAAAAGTCCCTCAACGCTCTCTCCTTGCCGATGATCAATGCCCTGCGCGATCAACTGGACGTCTGGGCCAAGGAGCCACAGATCGTTTGCGTGCTGCTGCGCGGCAATGGCGCCAAGGCTTTTTGCGCCGGCGGTGAAGTACGCAGCCTGGTGGAGGCGTGTCGCGCCCACCCCGGCGAAGTGCCGCCCTTGGCTGCAAACTTCTTTGCGGCAGAATATCGCCTCGACTTCAACCTGCACACCTACCCCAAACCGCTGATCTGCTGGGGTCATGGGTACGTGCTGGGTGGCGGCATGGGGCTGCTGCAAGGGGCGAGCATTCGGATTGTCACGCCGAGCAGCCGGTTGGCGATGCCGGAGATCGGCATCGGCTTGTACCCGGACGTCGGCGCCAGTTGGTTTCTGTCGCGGTTGCCCGGCAAGCTCGGATTGTTTCTCGGCCTGACCGGCGCCCAGATGAACGGTCGTGATGCAATCGATCTGGACCTCGCCGACCGCTTCCTGCGCGATGATCAACAGCATGAGCTGCTCGAAGGTTTGCTGCAATTGAACTGGCAGGAACAGACAGCCATGCAGCTCAACAGCCTGCTCAAGGCCTTGCAGCAGGAAGCGATCACGCAACTGCCCGAAGCGCAGTGGCTGCCTCGACGCGAGCAGATCGACGAACTATTGGATGTCAGCGACGTTCAATGCGCCTGGAAGGCCATCAGTGCGCTGCACGATCATTCTGATCCGCTGCTTGTTCGTGCCGCCAAAACCATGACTGAAGGCTCGCCCCTGACCGCCCATCTGGTGTGGGAACAGATCGATCGCGCCCGGCATCTATCGTTGGCTCAAGTCTTTCAGATGGAATACACCATCAGTCTCAACTGCTGCCGTCATCCGGAGTTCAGCGAAGGCGTGCGAGCGCGGTTGATCGACAAGGACCAGAAACCTCACTGGCACTGGCCAGACATCAACAATGTGCCGGAGGCGGCGGTGGAGGCGCATTTCCATAAGGTCTGGGAAGGCCGGCATCCTCTGGCTGACCTGTCGGAGTACTGA
- the ung gene encoding uracil-DNA glycosylase — translation MTADDRIKLEPSWKEALRAEFDQPYMAELRTFLQQERAAGKEIYPPGPMIFNALNSTPLDKVKVVILGQDPYHGPGQAHGLCFSVQPGVPAPPSLVNIYKELKRDLNIDIPNHGYLQSWAEQGVLMLNTTMTVERANANAHAGKGWQYFTDRIIEVVSEHQPHLVFLLWGAHAQSKQKLIDATKHLVLTSVHPSPLSAYRGFLGCGHFSRANKFLEQNGETPIEWRLPSV, via the coding sequence ATGACTGCTGACGACCGTATCAAACTCGAACCGAGCTGGAAGGAGGCACTGCGTGCCGAATTCGACCAGCCTTACATGGCAGAGTTGCGCACATTCCTGCAACAGGAACGCGCGGCGGGCAAAGAGATCTATCCACCCGGACCGATGATTTTCAACGCGCTCAATTCCACGCCGCTGGACAAGGTCAAAGTGGTCATCCTTGGTCAAGACCCTTACCACGGCCCGGGCCAGGCCCATGGGTTGTGCTTCTCGGTGCAACCAGGGGTTCCGGCACCGCCGTCGCTGGTGAACATCTATAAAGAGTTGAAGCGCGACCTGAACATCGATATTCCCAACCATGGCTACCTGCAGAGTTGGGCAGAGCAGGGCGTGTTGATGCTCAACACCACCATGACCGTGGAACGCGCGAATGCCAACGCCCATGCGGGCAAGGGCTGGCAATATTTTACCGACCGGATTATCGAAGTGGTCAGCGAACATCAGCCACATTTGGTGTTCCTGCTATGGGGTGCGCATGCCCAGAGCAAGCAGAAACTCATCGACGCCACCAAACACCTGGTGCTGACCTCGGTCCACCCGTCGCCGTTGTCCGCTTATCGCGGCTTCCTCGGCTGCGGGCACTTCAGCCGGGCGAACAAGTTTCTGGAGCAGAATGGCGAGACGCCGATCGAGTGGCGATTGCCGTCGGTTTGA
- a CDS encoding AbrB family transcriptional regulator — MSDRPPFKSWWGTPLVGLLGGYLASQIGWPLPWMVGSLLAIILVRCLTPWQLAEIPGGRKCGQWIVGIGIGLHFTPVVMEQVLSHFGLIFFGALVTSLSAVVGVWLMRRTGEDRATAFFSSMPGGSGEMVNLGARNGAVLSRVAAGQSLRVLVVVLCVPAAFKYLLGDGAPVLHPTTVDWWWLAILFPAGALAAWIWERLRQPNPWLFGPLLVSATVSIAWDLHIGLPNGGSQIGQWLIGSGLGCHFNRQFFRRAPSFMGRTLLGTALTMLIATLAALGLSALTRLDLRSLTLGMMPGGIAEMSLTAETLQLSVPLVTAMQVMRLLFVLFLAEPLFRYWNRGPDSP; from the coding sequence ATGTCTGATCGGCCCCCCTTCAAAAGCTGGTGGGGAACCCCGCTGGTCGGTCTGCTGGGCGGTTACCTCGCCAGCCAGATCGGCTGGCCATTGCCGTGGATGGTCGGCTCGTTGCTGGCGATCATCCTGGTGCGCTGTTTGACTCCCTGGCAATTGGCGGAAATCCCTGGCGGCCGCAAGTGCGGCCAGTGGATCGTCGGCATCGGCATCGGTCTGCATTTCACCCCGGTGGTGATGGAACAGGTGCTGAGCCACTTCGGTTTGATCTTCTTCGGTGCGTTGGTCACCAGCCTGTCCGCAGTGGTCGGGGTCTGGTTGATGCGGCGCACCGGGGAAGATCGCGCCACCGCATTCTTTTCCAGCATGCCCGGCGGCTCCGGGGAGATGGTCAACCTCGGCGCCCGCAACGGCGCGGTGCTCAGCCGTGTCGCGGCGGGGCAGAGTTTGCGGGTGTTGGTGGTGGTGCTGTGTGTGCCGGCGGCGTTCAAGTATCTGTTAGGCGACGGTGCGCCGGTCTTGCATCCAACGACCGTCGACTGGTGGTGGCTGGCCATTCTGTTCCCGGCGGGCGCCCTTGCCGCCTGGATCTGGGAGCGGCTGCGACAACCCAATCCCTGGCTGTTCGGACCGTTGCTGGTGAGTGCGACGGTGAGCATTGCTTGGGACCTGCACATCGGTCTGCCCAACGGCGGCAGTCAGATTGGCCAGTGGCTGATTGGCAGCGGGTTGGGGTGTCACTTCAATCGGCAGTTCTTCCGCCGGGCGCCGTCGTTCATGGGCCGAACCCTGCTCGGCACGGCGTTAACCATGTTGATCGCAACCTTGGCGGCATTGGGGTTGAGTGCGCTGACCCGTCTGGATCTGCGTTCGCTGACCTTGGGCATGATGCCCGGTGGAATTGCCGAGATGAGCCTGACGGCGGAGACCCTGCAATTGTCGGTGCCGCTGGTGACGGCGATGCAGGTGATGCGGTTGTTGTTTGTATTGTTTCTGGCGGAGCCGTTGTTTCGGTATTGGAACCGGGGGCCAGATTCTCCCTGA
- a CDS encoding tripartite tricarboxylate transporter permease has translation MDTLGYLGQGFGVALSPYNLVTALCGTLIGTVVGLLPGLGPINGVALLIPIAFALGLPPESALILLAAVYLGCEYGGRISSILLNIPGEASTVMTTLDGYPMARKGLAGVALSLSAWSSFIGAFIATCGMVLFAPLLAKWAIAFGPAEYFVLMVFAIVCLGGMAGDRPLKTFIAALIGLFLSSVGIDANSGVYRFTGDNIHLTDGIQFVVLVLGLFSISEILLLLEKTHRGQEAVKATGRMMFNFKEASAVFVVNIRCGLLGFIMGVLPGAGATLASAVAYMTEKRIAGAKGTFGQGDMRGLAAPETAIGGAACGALVPMLTLGVPGSGTTAVMIGALSLYNITPGPLLFQQQPDIVWGLIASLFVANVMLVILNIPMIRIFTRILAVPNWALVPVIAIITGIGVYAVHATTFDLFLMIGIGIFGYILRKLDFPLSPVLLGFILGGLMEQNLRRALSISNGALEILWSSPITFGCWVLTAIMLLMPLLRIWRKRSVARRAIVDV, from the coding sequence ATGGATACTCTTGGCTATTTGGGTCAGGGCTTCGGCGTCGCGCTGAGCCCGTACAACCTGGTGACCGCGCTGTGCGGCACCCTGATCGGCACCGTCGTCGGGCTGTTGCCGGGGCTGGGTCCGATCAACGGCGTGGCGTTGCTGATTCCCATCGCGTTCGCCCTCGGCCTGCCACCGGAGTCGGCGCTGATCCTGCTGGCGGCGGTGTACCTGGGTTGCGAGTACGGCGGCCGGATCAGCTCGATCCTGCTGAACATTCCGGGCGAAGCCTCCACCGTCATGACCACCCTCGACGGTTACCCGATGGCCCGCAAAGGCCTGGCCGGTGTAGCGCTGTCGCTGTCAGCGTGGAGTTCGTTCATCGGTGCATTCATCGCAACGTGCGGCATGGTGCTGTTCGCCCCGCTGCTGGCGAAATGGGCGATTGCCTTCGGACCGGCGGAGTATTTCGTGCTGATGGTGTTTGCGATTGTCTGTCTCGGCGGCATGGCCGGCGACCGACCGCTCAAGACCTTCATTGCGGCGCTGATCGGTCTGTTTCTGTCGAGCGTCGGGATCGACGCCAACAGCGGCGTGTACCGTTTCACCGGGGATAACATTCACCTGACGGACGGCATTCAGTTCGTCGTACTGGTATTGGGTCTGTTCTCCATCAGCGAAATCCTCCTGCTGCTGGAAAAAACCCACCGCGGTCAGGAAGCGGTGAAAGCCACCGGGCGCATGATGTTTAACTTCAAGGAAGCTTCGGCGGTGTTCGTAGTGAACATCCGTTGCGGTTTGCTGGGCTTCATCATGGGCGTGTTGCCGGGTGCCGGTGCGACGTTGGCCAGCGCTGTGGCCTACATGACCGAGAAACGTATCGCCGGCGCCAAGGGCACGTTCGGACAAGGCGACATGCGCGGCCTCGCGGCTCCGGAAACCGCCATCGGTGGCGCCGCCTGCGGTGCACTGGTGCCGATGCTGACCCTCGGCGTTCCAGGTTCGGGTACCACGGCGGTGATGATCGGCGCACTGTCGCTGTACAACATCACTCCGGGCCCGCTGTTGTTCCAGCAACAACCGGACATCGTCTGGGGCCTGATCGCGTCGTTGTTCGTCGCCAACGTGATGCTGGTGATCCTCAACATTCCGATGATCCGCATCTTTACCCGCATCCTCGCCGTGCCAAACTGGGCGTTGGTGCCGGTGATCGCGATCATCACCGGGATCGGTGTCTACGCGGTGCATGCCACCACGTTCGACCTGTTCCTGATGATCGGCATCGGTATTTTCGGCTACATCCTGCGCAAGCTGGACTTCCCGTTGTCGCCGGTACTGCTGGGTTTCATCCTTGGTGGTCTGATGGAGCAAAACCTGCGTCGCGCGCTGTCGATTTCCAACGGTGCGCTGGAAATCCTCTGGTCGAGCCCGATCACGTTCGGTTGCTGGGTACTGACTGCAATCATGCTGCTGATGCCGCTGCTGCGCATCTGGCGCAAACGTTCGGTCGCCCGGCGCGCTATCGTCGATGTCTGA
- a CDS encoding tripartite tricarboxylate transporter TctB family protein translates to MLIQRIFASVLLLACIGLALMAWPYQAAFSYEPVGPRAFPLLMLGLMGLALLYMVFRPAPIVHSDDDPKLDRETLTKIGICVLLLLVFAGTFEPLGFIVASILIGVPMARLYGGRWLPSAVIISLMAIGLYLLFDKLMDVPLPLGVLDVLEN, encoded by the coding sequence ATGCTCATACAACGCATTTTCGCTTCGGTGCTGTTGCTGGCCTGTATCGGCCTGGCGCTGATGGCGTGGCCGTATCAAGCGGCTTTTTCCTACGAACCGGTCGGGCCTCGGGCCTTCCCTCTGCTGATGCTCGGCCTGATGGGCCTGGCGTTGCTGTACATGGTGTTTCGACCGGCGCCGATCGTGCACAGCGACGATGACCCGAAACTGGACCGCGAAACCCTGACCAAAATCGGCATCTGCGTGCTGCTGTTGCTGGTGTTCGCCGGGACCTTCGAACCTCTGGGTTTCATCGTCGCCAGCATTCTGATCGGAGTCCCGATGGCACGCCTGTATGGCGGCCGCTGGCTACCCAGCGCGGTGATCATCAGCCTGATGGCTATCGGTCTTTATCTGCTGTTCGACAAGTTGATGGACGTGCCACTGCCGCTGGGCGTGCTCGACGTTCTGGAGAACTGA
- a CDS encoding Bug family tripartite tricarboxylate transporter substrate binding protein produces MLFASQLMAEPKRPECIAPASPGGGFDLTCKLAQSALVNEKLLTKPMRVTYMPGGVGAVAYNAVVAQRPADAGTLVAWSSGSLLNLAQGKFGRFDETNVRWLAAVGTSYGAIAVKSDSPYKTLDDLVQALKKDPSKVVIGSGGTVGSQDWMQTALIAKAAGINPRDLRYVALEGGGEIATALLGGHIQVGSTDISDSMPHIQSGDMRLLAVFSEKRLDEPEMKDIPTAKEQGYDIVWPVVRGFYLGPKVSDEDYAWWKNAFDKLLASEDFAKLRDQRELFPFAMTGPELDTYVKKQVADYKVLAKEFGLIQ; encoded by the coding sequence ATGCTGTTTGCCAGCCAATTGATGGCCGAACCCAAACGCCCGGAATGCATCGCCCCGGCCTCGCCGGGCGGCGGTTTCGACCTCACCTGCAAATTGGCGCAAAGCGCGCTGGTGAACGAAAAACTGCTGACCAAACCGATGCGCGTGACCTACATGCCCGGCGGTGTCGGCGCGGTGGCGTACAACGCGGTGGTCGCTCAGCGCCCGGCCGATGCCGGCACGCTGGTGGCGTGGTCCAGCGGTTCGCTGCTGAACCTGGCGCAAGGCAAGTTCGGTCGCTTCGATGAAACCAACGTCCGCTGGCTTGCCGCCGTCGGCACAAGCTATGGCGCCATCGCGGTGAAAAGCGATTCGCCTTACAAGACCCTGGACGACCTGGTTCAAGCGCTGAAGAAAGATCCGAGCAAAGTGGTGATCGGTTCCGGCGGCACCGTCGGCAGCCAGGACTGGATGCAAACCGCACTGATCGCCAAGGCAGCCGGGATCAACCCACGCGACCTGCGTTATGTCGCCCTCGAAGGCGGCGGTGAAATTGCCACTGCCCTGCTCGGTGGCCACATCCAGGTCGGCAGCACCGACATCTCCGACTCCATGCCACACATCCAGAGTGGCGACATGCGCCTGCTCGCGGTGTTCTCCGAGAAGCGTCTGGACGAGCCGGAAATGAAAGACATTCCGACCGCTAAAGAGCAAGGCTACGACATCGTCTGGCCAGTGGTTCGCGGTTTCTACCTTGGGCCAAAAGTCAGCGACGAAGACTACGCCTGGTGGAAAAACGCCTTCGACAAACTGCTGGCCTCCGAGGATTTCGCCAAGCTGCGCGATCAGCGTGAACTGTTCCCGTTCGCCATGACCGGCCCGGAGCTGGACACCTACGTGAAGAAGCAGGTCGCGGACTACAAAGTGCTGGCCAAAGAGTTCGGCCTGATCCAGTGA
- a CDS encoding OprD family porin, which yields MLSMQLQARPPARFSRLSHTALASAAALAGFSPLSQAAFFEDSTATFETRNMYFNRDFRDGTSAQQSKRDEWAQGFMLNLQSGYTDGTVGFGVDALGMLGVKLDSSPDRTGTGLLPTHDDGRAADEYSKLGLTGKVKISATELKIGSLIPELPILKPNDGRILPQTFEGGLLTSKEIKNLTFTGGRLEKSKDRDSTDFEDIALNNKNSRFAGTVAGKHFDFGGVDYKFTDKITGSYHFAQLDEVYNQHFLGVVASQPFGPGTFGTDLRLAISDDEGATRGGPIDNKSLNGLVSYALNGHKLSAGYQHMSGDSAFPYVDGSDPYLVNFVQINDFAGAEEHSWQARYDYDFSKLGIPGLSFMSRYVSGDNIKLKNGDEGKEWERNTEIKYVVQSGTLKDVAVRLRNATYRSNYSARDADEVRLLVSYSVALW from the coding sequence ATGCTGTCGATGCAGCTTCAGGCTCGCCCGCCTGCGCGTTTTTCCCGCCTCAGCCACACCGCCCTTGCCAGTGCCGCCGCCCTCGCCGGCTTTTCGCCGTTGAGCCAGGCTGCCTTCTTCGAAGACAGTACGGCAACCTTCGAAACCCGCAACATGTATTTCAACCGCGACTTTCGCGACGGCACCAGCGCCCAGCAATCCAAGCGGGACGAATGGGCCCAGGGGTTCATGCTCAATCTGCAATCGGGTTACACCGACGGCACCGTGGGGTTCGGTGTCGATGCGTTGGGCATGCTGGGGGTAAAACTCGATTCAAGTCCGGATCGCACCGGCACCGGTTTGTTGCCGACCCATGACGACGGTCGCGCGGCGGATGAGTATTCCAAGCTCGGCCTGACCGGCAAAGTGAAAATCTCCGCCACGGAGCTGAAAATCGGCAGCCTGATTCCGGAATTGCCGATCCTCAAGCCCAACGACGGGCGCATCCTGCCGCAGACCTTTGAAGGCGGCCTGCTGACCTCCAAAGAGATCAAGAACCTGACCTTCACCGGCGGGCGCCTGGAGAAATCCAAGGACCGCGACAGCACCGACTTCGAGGACATCGCCCTCAACAACAAGAACAGCCGCTTCGCCGGCACCGTGGCCGGCAAGCACTTTGACTTTGGCGGCGTAGACTACAAGTTCACCGACAAGATCACCGGCAGTTACCACTTCGCCCAACTCGATGAAGTCTACAACCAGCACTTCCTCGGCGTTGTCGCGTCGCAACCGTTCGGTCCCGGCACATTCGGCACCGACCTGCGACTGGCCATCAGTGACGACGAGGGCGCAACCCGTGGCGGTCCAATCGATAACAAATCCCTGAACGGTCTGGTGAGCTACGCCTTGAACGGGCATAAACTCAGCGCCGGCTATCAACACATGTCCGGTGACAGCGCTTTTCCCTACGTCGACGGCAGCGATCCGTACCTGGTCAACTTCGTGCAGATCAATGACTTTGCCGGCGCCGAAGAACACTCCTGGCAGGCACGTTACGATTACGATTTCTCCAAACTCGGCATTCCCGGCCTGAGCTTCATGAGCCGTTACGTAAGCGGTGACAACATCAAGCTCAAGAACGGTGATGAAGGCAAGGAGTGGGAACGCAACACCGAGATCAAATACGTCGTACAAAGCGGCACCCTGAAAGATGTCGCCGTACGCCTGCGCAATGCCACCTACCGTTCCAACTACTCTGCTCGCGATGCCGATGAAGTGCGTCTGCTGGTGAGCTATAGCGTTGCCCTTTGGTAA
- a CDS encoding response regulator, giving the protein MRVLLVEDHLQLAESVAQALKSTGLTVDVLHDGVAADLALSSEEYAVAILDVGLPRMDGFEVLARLRARGKNLPVLMLTARSDVKDRVHGLNLGADDYLAKPFELTELEARVKALLRRSVLGGERQQRCGVLAYDLDTRRFTLGEELLTLTSREQAVLEALIARPGRVMSKEQLAAQVFGLDEEASPDAIEIYVHRLRKKLDGQPVAIVTFRGLGYLLESRDA; this is encoded by the coding sequence ATGCGTGTTCTGCTCGTCGAAGACCACCTGCAGCTTGCCGAAAGTGTCGCTCAGGCGCTCAAGAGCACCGGCCTGACCGTGGATGTGCTGCACGACGGTGTGGCGGCCGACCTGGCCTTGAGCAGCGAGGAATACGCCGTGGCGATCCTCGATGTCGGCTTGCCGCGCATGGATGGCTTCGAAGTGCTGGCGCGCCTGCGGGCCCGGGGCAAGAACCTGCCGGTGCTGATGCTGACTGCCCGCAGCGACGTCAAGGATCGGGTCCATGGCCTGAACCTTGGGGCTGACGATTACCTGGCCAAACCCTTCGAGCTGACAGAGCTCGAGGCCCGGGTCAAAGCCTTGCTGCGCCGCAGTGTGCTCGGCGGTGAACGCCAGCAGCGTTGTGGTGTGCTGGCCTATGACCTGGACACCCGGCGCTTCACCCTCGGCGAAGAATTGCTGACCCTGACTTCCCGCGAGCAGGCGGTGCTCGAAGCCCTGATCGCCCGTCCCGGTCGGGTGATGAGCAAGGAGCAACTAGCCGCCCAGGTTTTCGGCCTGGACGAGGAGGCGAGTCCCGATGCCATCGAAATCTACGTTCACCGCTTGCGCAAGAAACTCGATGGTCAACCAGTAGCCATCGTGACCTTCCGCGGCCTTGGCTACCTGCTGGAAAGTCGCGATGCATAA